Proteins co-encoded in one Nothobranchius furzeri strain GRZ-AD chromosome 4, NfurGRZ-RIMD1, whole genome shotgun sequence genomic window:
- the LOC139069708 gene encoding uncharacterized protein yields MIVPVWVSSEQHPGTEKLVYALLDTQSDTVFIDQDVSNNLQAKATPIRLKLTTLLGKDVVVPSERISGLKVRGYNSSEMIELPPAYTKECIPVNRSHIPTCETARRWNHLKEIRNEIPPQLECEVGLLIGYSCSKALAPKQVILGGENEPYAVRTALGWSIVGPASSYGDSSSMSTVCHRVAVKELPLVTPADVIKVLESDFKDNDKDNKSVSQDDILFLNMLKEGIYKNTEGHYEMPLPFKDRPLLPDNKQMATVRLQSLKTKLSKDQRYKDQYIKFMSEILEKGDAEEVQNEAKEGERWYIPHHGIYHPQKLDKLRVVFDASAKYRGTSLNDHLLPGPDLLNSLNGVLIRFRMHQVALLCDIEKMFHQFHVYESDRDYLRFLWWKNGAMNTEPQEFRMKVHLFGATSSPGCANYGLKHLAKENETQFPLASQFIMKDFYVDDGVTSTASIKEAIQLAQEAQTLCASGGLRLHKFVSNNKTVLESIPASERASPQQACDLAFNDSKLERALGIHWHIGSDTLRFRFRPNVQPATRRGILSMVASLYDPLGFISPFVLTGKRVLQETCKQGTGWDDPLPSELRPMWDNWNSDLKNLENIVIPRCYVPKDFGLIVKTELHHFSDASSYGYGQCSYLRHVNEDDKVHCALVTAKTRVAPIKVTTIPRLELTAAVVSITSSEDKAQQLYPAVEICPF; encoded by the exons ATGATTGTACCCGTATGGGTTTCTTCAGAGCAACATCCAGGTACAGAAAAGCTTGTTTATGCCCTCCTAGACACGCAAAGTGACACTGTGTTCATTGACCAAGATGTGTCTAATAACCTCCAAGCTAAGGCCACCCCAATAAGGTTGAAGCTCACTACACTGCTTGGTAAGGATGTTGTTGTGCCAAGCGAGCGCATTTCAGGTCTCAAGGTAAGAGGCTATAACTCCTCAGAAATGATTGAACTCCCTCCTGCTTACACTAAAGAATGCATACCAGTTAACCGCTCCCACATTCCTACATGTGAAACGGCAAGGCGGTGGAATCATCTCAAGGAAATAAGAAACGAGATTCCTCCACAGCTAGAATGTGAAGTCGGTCTTTTAATTGGCTACAGTTGCTCTAAGGCACTAGCTCCAAAGCAGGTAATCTTAGGAGGTGAGAACGAACCCTATGCAGTTCGCACAGCATTGGGCTGGAGTATTGTAGGCCCAGCATCATCTTATGGTGACTCTTCTAGCATGTCTACTGTGTGTCACAGAGTTGCAGTTAAAGAACTACCCCTAGTGACTCCCGCTGATGTAATCAAGGTCCTTGAGTCTGACTTTAAGGATAACGACAAGGATAACAAGTCAGTGTCTCAAGATGACATTCTCTTTCTGAACATGTTAAAGGAAGGCATTTACAAAAACACTGAAGGACATTATGAAATGCCACTTCCATTTAAGGACAGACCCCTCCTACCAGACAATAAGCAAATGGCCACTGTGCGGCTTCAAAGCCTCAAAACCAAACTGTCAAAAGACCAAAGGTACAAGGATCAGTATATAAAGTTTATGAGTGAAATATTGGAAAAGGGTGACGCAGAGGAAGTGCAGAATGAAGCTAAAGAAGGAGAAAGATGGTATATCCCTCACCACGGGATATATCACCCCCAAAAACTAGACAAACTCAGAGTAGTGTTTGACGCCTCTGCAAAATACAGAGGTACCAGTCTTAATGATCATTTGCTGCCAGGCCCAGATTTGCTGAACAGCCTTAATGGTGTTCTCATCAGGTTTAGAATGCATCAAGTTGCATTATTATGTGACATTGAAAAAATGTTCCACCAATTTCACGTGTATGAATCAGACAGAGACTATTTAAGATTTTTATGGTGGAAAAATGGCGCAATGAACACTGAGCCCCAAGAGTTTCGGATGAAGGTGCACCTGTTCGGTGCTACGTCCTCACCTGGGTGTGCAAATTATGGATTAAAGCACCTTGCTAAAGAAAACGAGACACAGTTTCCTCTTGCATCTCAATTCATAATGAAGGATTTCTACGTGGACGATGGGGTGACGAGCACTGCAAGCATCAAAGAAGCAATACAGCTCGCTCAGGAGGCTCAGACACTCTGTGCGTCAGGTGGTCTCAGACTACACAAGTTTGTAAGTAATAACAAAACTGTGTTAGAAAGCATTCCAGCATCTGAACGTGCCTCCCCACAGCAAGCATGTGACCTAGCGTTTAATGACTCTAAACTTGAAAGAGCTCTAGGCATTCACTGGCATATTGGCTCAGACACACTCAGGTTTCGTTTTCGCCCCAATGTTCAACCTGCTACAAGGCGTGGCATTCTATCTATGGTTGCATCCCTTTACGACCCATTGGGATTCATTTCTCCTTTTGTACTAACAGGCAAAAGAGTGCTTCAAGAGACATGCAAACAAGGCACAGGCTGGGATGACCCCCTTCCAAGTGAATTAAGGCCAATGTGGGATAACTGGAACAGTGACTTGAAGAACTTAGAGAACATCGTAATACCTCGCTGTTATGTCCCTAAAGACTTTGGCCTGATTGTAAAAACAGAGTTGCATCACTTTTCCGATGCAAGTTCATACGGCTACGGTCAGTGTTCGTACTTAAGACATGTAAACGAAGATGATAAAGTGCATTGTGCTTTAGTCACAGCAAAGACCAGAGTGGCTCCCATCAAGGTAACAACAATACCAAGACTCGAACTgactgctgctgttgtttccaTTACT AGTTCAGAAGATAAGGCTCAACAGCTCTACCCAGCAGTGGAGATATGTCCCTTCTGA